TCTTCCTGCTTTACCGCGCCTCGGACGGGTCGAACTGCGTGGTGACGATGCGAACCGCCGGACTGAGCAAGAAGGGCGCGGCCTCGGCGTACCTGGAGGTGCAGGGCAAGGGCGCGAAGACCGACAGCGGCTCGTTCCAGTACTACGCCGGGCCGGTCACCGCGGTGGCCAAGGCGACCTGCGTGAAGTGGGGCGGCTCGGTCGGCGCCCTGGCGTGGACCAGCGGATTCGAGCACTGCGGCTAGTTCTTGCTCAGGGCCGGTGATCGGCGGCCGATCAGAGCGACATGACCGGTGGACGGGTGCGTGCCGCACGGGCCGCGCTGATCGGCCTCGTCGTCGGTGTGGTGGCGCTCGCCGCCCTGGCCGCCTGCGGCGTCACCGGCCGCTGGGTGATCGGCGGAGTCCTCGCCGCCGACCTGGCGTTGCTGGCGGTCTGCGCCCGGGCGCTGTCCGGCGGCCCGGCAGAGCAGCGTCAGCAGCCGTCGCACGACGGCCTGACCGGCCTGCCGAACCGGGCGATGATGACCGCCACCGTGGAACGGGCCCTGCCGGTCGCCGCCGCCGAGCAGGAGTCGGCCGGCCTGCTGATGTTCGACGTGGACGACCTGGCCGACGTGAACTACTCACTCGGCCAGCGGATCGGCGACCTGCTGCTGACCGAGGTGGCGGCCCGGCTCTCCGCCGCGGTCCGCGACACCGACACGGTGGCCCGGGTCGGCGACGACGAGTTCGCGGTGCTGCTGCCCACCATCGGGTCGGCGCCGGCCTGCCTGGAGACCGCCCGGCGCCTGCTGAGCGCGGTGCAGGGCCCGGCCGACCTGGACGGTTTCCAGGTAAGGATCAGCGCCACCGTCGGGGCCGCGGTCTACCCGGCGCACGCCTCGACCCCGACCGAGCTGTTCGAGCGGGCCGAATCCGCGATGCGCACGGCGAAACAGTCCCGCTCCGCCACCGCCCTGTTCGGCCCGGAGCCCACTCCCCCGAAACCGGCCGACCGCCCGGCCCTCCCGTTCCGCTGATCAGATCCGGTCGATCTCGGTGAGGTCGATGTCGATCGCGAACGGCACACTCAGCGTGACCCGGTCGTGGAAGATCCCCAGTGGGGCATACTGCCGAGTCGCGGGATCGAGTTCGACTCGCTGCCGGGGGCCGAGCACGACCGACATCTCGCGACGGGCCCGGAAGCGATACCACGGGGCAAGGCGGGCCAAGGCGTTCTCCAGCAGGCGCAGCGCCTTCATGCGGGAAAGCCTCGGCGAGTAGGCCGGATCGGGTCAGCCGAGCAGGTCCGGGCGTTGCCACGGCTCGCCGTGGACGTGGTGGGCGAGGAAGGCGAAGACCGTCTCGTACCAGACCTTGGCGTGGCCCGGGGTGAGGATCCAGTGGTTCTCGTCCGGGAAGAAGAGGAAGCGGTGCGGGCTCGTGCCGTCCGCCGCCTTCGACCGGGACAGCAGGTCCCACCAGAGGCGCAGCGACTCGCCGATCGGCACGCGGTAATCCTTGTCCCCGTGGATCACCAGCATCGGCGTGGTGATCTCGTCGGCGAACCGGTGCGGCGAGTTGGCCTGCGCGGCCTCGGGGGTCATCTCCCGGATCCAGTAGTACGACGCGTCCGTGGTGCCCAGCATCTGGTCGAGCGACCACAGCGACGCGTGCGTGACGATCGCCCGGAACCGGTCGGTGTGCCCGGCGATCCAGTTGGCCATGTAGCCGCCGAAGCTGCCGCCCATCATCGCGGTCCGGCCGGCGTCGATGTCCGCCCGCCGCTCGGTGGCGTCGGTGAGCGCGATCAGGTCGGTGTACGGCGCCGCACCCCACGCACCCCAGCCGCGCCTGATGAACTCCAGCCCGTAGCCGGTGGACAGGGCCGGGTCGGGGAGCAGGACGGCGTACCCCTTGGCCGCCGCGAGCCACGGGTTCCACCGCCAGGACCAGGAACTCCACGAGGCCAGCGGCCCGCCGTGCACCCACAGCAGCAGCGGCGCCGGACGGTCCGGACCGGCGTCGGCCGGCAGGACGAGCCAGGCGCGCAGCGGGGTGCCGTCGTCGGCCGTGGCGGTCACCTCGGCGACGCGTCCCGGAACCGGCAGGTCGGCGACCGGGCTGAGCAGGTGTTCCACCGCCGGGGTGCCCTCGATCGAGACCCGGACCGGGGCGGACGGGCTGTCGGTGGTCGAGCGGAGCGCATAGATCGACCGGCCGTCCGGCGCCACCTCGTAATCGGTGTAGCAGCCGTCGTCGGTGGTCAGCCGGGTGGTCTGCCCGGTGGCGGCGTCGACCCGCCAGAGCGGGGCACGGCCGTAGTGGTCGGCGGCCACGATCAGCGCGCTCCCATCCGGCAGCCAGCGGGGATCGGCAGGCCAGCGGTCCCACGCCGTGGTCAGGTCCCGCACCGGCCCGCCGTCGAGCGGGACGAGGGCGAGCCAGCGGTCCCCGGGGTCGTCGGCGGTCGATCGGCGGTAGACCACGACCGCGACCCGGGTGCCGTCCGGCGAGATCCGCGGGGCCTCGAACTCGTACGCCGCGTCGTCGGCCAGGGTGCGGCGCTCGCCGGTCGCCACGTCGATCGCCACCAGGATGTAGCGCTGCGAACCGGCCGGCTCGGCGACCGCCCAGGTGGCGACCACGGTCCGGCCGTCCGGGGAGAGGTCCCACGTGGACAGCACACCGAGCGCCCGGCCGACGTGACCGGTGAGGTCGCGAGGCTCTCCGTCCAGCTCGGCGGTGAGCAGCCGGGTGCGGTCCGGGCCGAACGACTGGTCCCAGTGGCGGATCGGGTATTCGTCGTACAGGACCGCGGTGACGCCGGCGTCCTTGCGCTTCTTCCGGAACTCGCGCTCCTCGTCCGGGCCGGCCGAGGTCGCGGCCAGGGCCGAGCCGAACACCAGGGTCCCGTCCGGGGCGGCGACCAGGCCCTGCACGCCGCCGGGTGGGGACGCCACCACCCGCGCCTCTCCACCGGCGGCCGGGAGCAGCCACAACGCGGAGATGGGTTCCTCGTCCGGGTCGCCCTCCGGGTCCGGGCGCGCCGAGGTGAACAGCAGGTCACCGTCGGGCGTGAACGCGACCGCGGTCTCGCCCTTGTCGCTGCGGGTCAGCCGGCGGGCGGGGTGGACGCCCGCCGGGTCGACCTCCCAGAGGGCGGTGGTGTACCGGTTCTTCTTCCGGTCCGGGGTGTTGACCCCGACCACCAGCCGGCGACCGTCCGGGGACAGTCGCAGGCCGGCGATCCGGGGCAGCGCGACGTAGGCATCGAGGTCAGCGAAAGGGGCCGAACGGTCATCGATGATCACTCGGTCTTTCTATCACCGGATGCCCGTTCCGGTCGAAAGGTCAGTCGTCGGAGCCGCGGCCCTTGCCACCCTTGTCGTCGCCTTTGTCGTGCCCGCCCTTGTCGTCGCCCGCCTCGGCCTTGCGCGTGCGGCTGCCACCGTTGTCGTCACCGGCCTCAGCCTTGCGGGTCCGGCTGCCACCGTTGTCGTCACCGGCCTCAGCCTTACGCGTGCGGCTACCACCGTTGTCGTCACCGGCCTCAGCCTTACGCGTCCGGCTACCACCGTTGTCGTCACCGGCCTCAGCCTTACGCGTCCGGCTGCCACCGTTGTCGTCACCGGCCTCCGCCTTACGCGTCCGGTCACCGCCCTTGTCGTCACCCGGCTCGGCGTGCCGCGTGCTGCGACCGCCCTTGTCGTCACTCCCCGGCCGTTGTCGTCGCTCCCCCGGCCCCGGCCGCCGTGGTCGTCCGCGCTGGCCGACACGCTCGGGGACGCCGACACCCGGACCTCCGCACCCCCCTTGATCCGGTGCCGCAGCACCGCCCCGGTGGCGCTGTCCACGTCGATGTCGTGCTCCACCCCACCGACGATCACGTCCACGTCCCAGACCAGCACGCCGTGCTCGATCTCCCGCTCCACCGACTCGACCGTGCCGCCCCCGGCCACCCGGATCGCGATTGCCTTGGCCGCCTCGACACTCACCGCGACCCCGCCGCTCGCGGAGGTCGAGGGCGAGCCCGAGAAGCCTCCGTCGGCGGCGAGCGCGGTGCCCGCCGCGCCGAGGACGGCGAGCGTGCCAGTGGCCAGGACAATCGCGGTGCGAACCTTGAACATTGGTGAAACCTCCAGTCGATCCGTTGAGGAAGACCTTCGCCTGGAGATCGCTATCCGCACGCTGTCCGATCGTTAAGGCCCGGCTAAGACCCGTTTTCGGTACGCACATCGCCGGGTCCCGTGGCCACCCGCGCGAGGCCCCTGCCGGGAACGGACCGTGAACACCAGCTCAGGAGCATGGACAGGGGCAGCACCGAGGCCGCGGCCAGGGTGATCGCGGCGCCGGCGGCGACGTTCCAGCGGGCGGAGGCGTAGAGGCCGGCGAGCCCGGAGGTGGTCCCGAACAGCACCGCCAGCGCGGTGATCACCGGGATCCGGTCGGACCACAGGCGAGCGGCGGCGGCCGGGGCGACGATCAGCGCCACCGCGAGGAAGGTGCCGACGGCGGGGACCATCGCCACGACGGTGACCTGCACGGTGAGCAGGAGGAGCAGGTCCCAGGACGGCACGGCCAGGCCGGCGGACCTCGCCCCCGCCGGGTCGAAACCGCTGAACGTGAGTTGCCGGCCGAAGACCAGCAGCACGGCGGCGACCAGGGCTAGCACCACCCCCGTGGCGATCAGGTCGCCGTCGCCGACGGCGAGGACGGAGCCGGTCAGGAGGGCGGACAGGTCCTTGCCGAAGCCGTTCCGGGTCGCGACCAGCGCCGCGCCCAGCGCGAACCCGGCGGACAGCAGCACCCCGGTCGCCGCCGTCGCGCCCTGCCCCGCGCGGCGGCCGAGCGCCACCACCCCGAGCGTCACGACGGTCCCGGCGACCACCCCGCCGATCATGACGTTGATCCCGAGCAGCGCGGCGGCCACCACCCCGGGAAAGGTCGCGTGCGTCAGCGCCATCGTGAAGAACGACAACCGCCGCACCACCACCCGCACGCCGACGATCGCGCCGAGCGCACCGGCCAGCAGCGCCTCGGCAACCGCCCGATGCACCGCGTCATCCCACCAGCTCACGCTTGCCACCTCCGTTCCCGGCAGGCGTCCGGCCGGCGCTCCGGGCTCTGCCCGGACTGCCGAGGCTCACGTCCCGGCCGGCGGGGACCCGCCGGCCGCTCAGGGCCGCGTCCTGGCTTCCGAGACGCCCCTCGCCACCGGCCCGGACTCGGCGGAGGGCGGCGAGGGGCAGGGCGAGCAGGTAGGTGAGGACCAGGAGGAGGACGACGGTGGGGGCGGCGCCGAGCGGGATGCCGTGGTCGACCGAGGCGGTCCAGCTCAGCCACAGGCCCAGTGGGGCGGTGGCCAGGATCAGGGCGGTGGCCACGAGGACGAGCGGGATCGGGCGGGTGGTCAGGAGGCGGGCCGCGGCCGGCGGGACCACCAGGAGGGCCACCACCAGGATGGTTCCCACGGCTTGGACGGCGGCTACCACCACCAGGGCCACCAGGAGGTTCAGCCCGAGGTCGAGCCGGAAGACGCGGTAGCCGGCCGCGGCGGCGCCGGCCGGGTCGAAGGCTCGGAACAGCAGGGCGCGGCTGAGCGGGGCGAGTCCGGCGAGGATCAGCAGCGCCAGGACGGCGGTCTCGGCGAGCTGGGCCGGGGAGACGGTGAGCAGGCGGCCGAAGAGGAAGGCGGTCAGGTCGGCGGTGTAGGACGGCTTGCGGGACACCAGCGCCACGCCGATCGCGAACATCGCGGTGAGCAGGACCGCCGTGGCGGCGTCGTCGGTGACGCCGCCACGGCGGGTGATCAGGGTCAGCGCCACGGCCGTCAGCAGCGCGGCGAGCAGGGCGCCGGCGACCAGGCCGGTCGTGCCACCGGCCAGGAATCCGATCACCACTCCGGGCAGGACGGTGTGGGTGAGGGCGTCCGCGGTGAACGACAGCCGCCGCGTGAGGACGAAGAACCCGATCGGCCCGCACACCAGCCCGAGCAGGACCAGCTCGGCGAGCGCCCGCCCCATGAACGGCACAGCGAACACGTCCATCAGGCGCCGCCCGTGCCGCCGCGAGCGACGACCGGGCCGGCCGCAGCCGCGAGGTCATCGGCGGGAGAGGACGCCGGCGGAAGGGCGCCGGGAGTGTGGACGCCCTCGGGAGGGACCGTCAGGGAATCGGCTGCGGCGGCGCCGACGGTGTGCACACGGTCGGCGAACTGGTGGGCCAGGGCGTCGTCGTGGGTGCTGACCAGGAGGGCGGCGCCGGCCGTGGTGAGTTCGGTAAGGACGGTCAGGAGGGCCTGCCGGCTTTCCGCGTCCACGCCGTTGAACGGCTCGTCCAGCAGCAGCAACGACGCCTCGGTGACGATCGCACGGGCCAGCAGGACGCGCTGGCGCTGGCCGCCGGAGAGCAGGCCGAAGCGGACCTCGGCGCGGTCGGCGAGACCGACCCGGGCCAGGGCGTCGCGGGCGGCCCGGCGATCGGCCGCGCGGGTGGGCCGCCACCAGCCGGTGCGCCGATAACGGCCGAGCAGCACCACGTGGCCCGCGGTGATCGGGAAGTCCGGGTCGAGGTCGGCGGCCTGCGGGACGTATCCGCACAGGCCGCCTGCCCGGCCGGGGGAGCGGCCGAACACCTCCACCGCGCCGCCGAGGACGGCGGCGAGTCCGAGCACACTCTTGATCAGAGTGGATTTGCCGGCGCCGTTCGGGCCGATCAGCGCGAGCCGTTCGCCGGCCCGCAGTTCCAGGTTCAGTCCGGTCAGGACCGGCGCCCCTGG
Above is a genomic segment from Actinoplanes ianthinogenes containing:
- a CDS encoding PepSY domain-containing protein — protein: MFKVRTAIVLATGTLAVLGAAGTALAADGGFSGSPSTSASGGVAVSVEAAKAIAIRVAGGGTVESVEREIEHGVLVWDVDVIVGGVEHDIDVDSATGAVLRHRIKGGAEVRVSASPSVSASADDHGGRGRGSDDNGRGVTTRAVAARGTPSRVTTRAVTGRVRRRPVTTTVAAGRVRLRPVTTTVVAGRVRLRPVTTTVVAARVRLRPVTTTVAAGPARLRPVTTTVAAARARPRRATTRAGTTKATTRVARAAAPTTDLSTGTGIR
- a CDS encoding GGDEF domain-containing protein translates to MRAARAALIGLVVGVVALAALAACGVTGRWVIGGVLAADLALLAVCARALSGGPAEQRQQPSHDGLTGLPNRAMMTATVERALPVAAAEQESAGLLMFDVDDLADVNYSLGQRIGDLLLTEVAARLSAAVRDTDTVARVGDDEFAVLLPTIGSAPACLETARRLLSAVQGPADLDGFQVRISATVGAAVYPAHASTPTELFERAESAMRTAKQSRSATALFGPEPTPPKPADRPALPFR
- a CDS encoding metal ABC transporter ATP-binding protein; the protein is MAAPPQTDASPTAVPARPPAGFRYAESAAAQPILCFRHATVGYPGAPVLTGLNLELRAGERLALIGPNGAGKSTLIKSVLGLAAVLGGAVEVFGRSPGRAGGLCGYVPQAADLDPDFPITAGHVVLLGRYRRTGWWRPTRAADRRAARDALARVGLADRAEVRFGLLSGGQRQRVLLARAIVTEASLLLLDEPFNGVDAESRQALLTVLTELTTAGAALLVSTHDDALAHQFADRVHTVGAAAADSLTVPPEGVHTPGALPPASSPADDLAAAAGPVVARGGTGGA
- a CDS encoding metal ABC transporter permease: MDVFAVPFMGRALAELVLLGLVCGPIGFFVLTRRLSFTADALTHTVLPGVVIGFLAGGTTGLVAGALLAALLTAVALTLITRRGGVTDDAATAVLLTAMFAIGVALVSRKPSYTADLTAFLFGRLLTVSPAQLAETAVLALLILAGLAPLSRALLFRAFDPAGAAAAGYRVFRLDLGLNLLVALVVVAAVQAVGTILVVALLVVPPAAARLLTTRPIPLVLVATALILATAPLGLWLSWTASVDHGIPLGAAPTVVLLLVLTYLLALPLAALRRVRAGGEGRLGSQDAALSGRRVPAGRDVSLGSPGRARSAGRTPAGNGGGKRELVG
- a CDS encoding metal ABC transporter permease yields the protein MSWWDDAVHRAVAEALLAGALGAIVGVRVVVRRLSFFTMALTHATFPGVVAAALLGINVMIGGVVAGTVVTLGVVALGRRAGQGATAATGVLLSAGFALGAALVATRNGFGKDLSALLTGSVLAVGDGDLIATGVVLALVAAVLLVFGRQLTFSGFDPAGARSAGLAVPSWDLLLLLTVQVTVVAMVPAVGTFLAVALIVAPAAAARLWSDRIPVITALAVLFGTTSGLAGLYASARWNVAAGAAITLAAASVLPLSMLLSWCSRSVPGRGLARVATGPGDVRTENGS
- a CDS encoding S9 family peptidase, which produces MIIDDRSAPFADLDAYVALPRIAGLRLSPDGRRLVVGVNTPDRKKNRYTTALWEVDPAGVHPARRLTRSDKGETAVAFTPDGDLLFTSARPDPEGDPDEEPISALWLLPAAGGEARVVASPPGGVQGLVAAPDGTLVFGSALAATSAGPDEEREFRKKRKDAGVTAVLYDEYPIRHWDQSFGPDRTRLLTAELDGEPRDLTGHVGRALGVLSTWDLSPDGRTVVATWAVAEPAGSQRYILVAIDVATGERRTLADDAAYEFEAPRISPDGTRVAVVVYRRSTADDPGDRWLALVPLDGGPVRDLTTAWDRWPADPRWLPDGSALIVAADHYGRAPLWRVDAATGQTTRLTTDDGCYTDYEVAPDGRSIYALRSTTDSPSAPVRVSIEGTPAVEHLLSPVADLPVPGRVAEVTATADDGTPLRAWLVLPADAGPDRPAPLLLWVHGGPLASWSSWSWRWNPWLAAAKGYAVLLPDPALSTGYGLEFIRRGWGAWGAAPYTDLIALTDATERRADIDAGRTAMMGGSFGGYMANWIAGHTDRFRAIVTHASLWSLDQMLGTTDASYYWIREMTPEAAQANSPHRFADEITTPMLVIHGDKDYRVPIGESLRLWWDLLSRSKAADGTSPHRFLFFPDENHWILTPGHAKVWYETVFAFLAHHVHGEPWQRPDLLG